The Sulfurospirillum halorespirans DSM 13726 genome has a window encoding:
- a CDS encoding acetate/propionate family kinase, producing the protein MKILVLNAGSSSVKYQLFNMANNAVLASGMIEQIGEKESMAKIKYKDADDVEHKREQKCAIPDHDEALKWMSQALIHSGVIKDLNDLDGIGHRVVQGGASFQEPAMVNEYVMSEIERLIPLGPLHNPGHLAGMRVAVHQSPNVPQVAIFDTAFHSTLPKYAYMYAIPYKYYDDLRIRRYGFHGTSHRYIVKEAAKYLKQDVNTLNAITLHLGNGASVAAIENGKSVDTSMGLTPLEGLIMGTRSGDIDPAILFYLARKRGLTLDDLDKMLNKESGLKGICGSNDMREITQMAEEGDEKAQLARDMFNYRLKKYIGSYSAVLGRVDCIVFTGGIGENDSGVRLKSCENLENFGIKIDPLLNEMRSSDILQISAPDSKVKVLVIPTNEELEIAMETMEMIEKHH; encoded by the coding sequence GTGAAAATTTTAGTCTTAAATGCGGGTAGTTCTTCTGTTAAATATCAACTCTTTAATATGGCAAATAATGCCGTTCTCGCCAGTGGTATGATTGAGCAAATCGGCGAAAAAGAGTCGATGGCTAAAATTAAGTACAAAGATGCGGATGATGTTGAGCATAAACGAGAGCAAAAATGTGCCATTCCTGATCATGATGAAGCACTCAAATGGATGAGTCAAGCGTTGATTCATTCGGGTGTGATTAAAGATCTCAATGATCTTGATGGCATCGGGCACCGTGTTGTTCAAGGAGGCGCTTCGTTTCAAGAACCTGCGATGGTCAATGAGTATGTTATGTCGGAGATTGAGCGTCTGATTCCTCTAGGACCCTTGCACAATCCTGGACATTTAGCAGGAATGAGAGTCGCGGTGCACCAAAGCCCCAATGTGCCTCAAGTGGCCATTTTTGACACTGCTTTTCATTCAACATTGCCAAAATACGCTTACATGTACGCGATTCCTTACAAATATTATGATGATTTACGCATTCGTCGTTATGGTTTTCATGGAACATCGCATCGCTACATTGTGAAAGAAGCCGCCAAATACCTGAAGCAAGATGTCAATACCCTCAATGCCATTACGCTTCACTTAGGCAACGGTGCGAGTGTTGCTGCCATTGAAAATGGTAAAAGTGTGGACACTTCTATGGGCTTAACACCGCTTGAAGGACTCATTATGGGAACACGCAGTGGCGATATTGACCCTGCTATTTTGTTCTATTTGGCACGAAAGCGTGGGCTGACACTTGATGATCTTGATAAAATGCTCAATAAAGAGAGTGGTTTAAAAGGGATATGCGGAAGCAACGACATGCGAGAAATTACGCAAATGGCAGAAGAGGGCGATGAAAAAGCTCAGCTTGCGCGCGATATGTTTAACTACCGTCTGAAAAAGTACATTGGCTCTTACAGCGCGGTACTTGGGCGTGTCGATTGCATCGTTTTTACAGGCGGAATTGGTGAAAATGACAGTGGGGTTCGCCTCAAGTCGTGTGAAAATTTAGAAAATTTTGGCATTAAGATTGATCCACTGCTCAATGAAATGCGCTCAAGCGATATTCTGCAAATTAGCGCACCAGATAGCAAGGTCAAAGTATTAGTTATCCCTACAAACGAAGAGTTGGAAATCGCAATGGAAACGATGGAGATGATCGAAAAACATCACTAA
- a CDS encoding GatB/YqeY domain-containing protein, with the protein MSQLKTKLQDDLKEAMKTKDNFKRDVIRFLMSALKQIEVDERKELSDADIMKIIQKSLKQRDDASTAFKEADRMDLYDKEMAEAAILKSYLPQQLDDEALKIIVQKHIQSSGATSLKEIGKIMAGVLAECEGVADGKRINAIAKELLI; encoded by the coding sequence ATGTCACAACTCAAAACAAAACTCCAAGATGATCTCAAAGAGGCAATGAAAACCAAAGACAATTTTAAACGTGATGTGATCCGTTTTTTGATGAGTGCACTCAAACAAATCGAAGTCGATGAGCGCAAAGAGCTGAGTGATGCGGACATCATGAAAATCATCCAAAAATCACTCAAACAACGCGATGACGCCTCAACCGCCTTTAAAGAAGCAGACCGAATGGATCTTTACGATAAAGAGATGGCAGAAGCGGCTATTTTAAAATCGTATTTGCCACAACAATTGGATGATGAAGCACTTAAAATCATCGTTCAAAAACATATTCAATCCAGTGGTGCTACGAGCCTGAAAGAGATTGGAAAGATTATGGCAGGTGTGCTTGCAGAATGCGAAGGCGTGGCAGATGGTAAACGCATCAACGCTATTGCCAAAGAACTTTTAATTTAG
- the flgH gene encoding flagellar basal body L-ring protein FlgH, translating into MRVLTCSFVAVLALAGCSAHPASPQISMKAPVYVDEIPSRVNENVTPNPGSLFGQGDNPLFADLKAMHVNDVVTVTITENTAQSSTGKKTLEKENSSNLGAGITTAAGGVAGNAARQLNKVGNIGFTAGSSNSFTGSGTNTRNESFSTTISARIIKILNNGNYFIEGSRELLINGEKQMIQVSGVIRPYDIDQYNNIDSKYIAEAKILYKTEGDIDQTNTKPWGTKFMETIWPF; encoded by the coding sequence ATGAGAGTTCTTACATGTAGCTTTGTAGCTGTTTTGGCCTTAGCGGGTTGCTCTGCACATCCTGCGAGTCCTCAAATTAGCATGAAAGCGCCTGTTTATGTCGATGAAATTCCTTCGCGCGTGAATGAAAATGTGACCCCTAACCCTGGTAGTCTTTTTGGTCAAGGGGATAATCCTCTCTTTGCCGATCTTAAAGCAATGCACGTCAATGATGTCGTAACCGTGACGATTACAGAGAATACAGCCCAAAGTTCTACAGGGAAAAAAACACTTGAAAAAGAGAACTCAAGCAATTTGGGTGCGGGCATCACAACTGCCGCTGGAGGTGTGGCTGGTAATGCAGCGAGACAACTCAATAAAGTGGGCAATATTGGCTTTACTGCAGGCTCAAGTAACTCTTTTACGGGATCAGGAACAAACACCCGAAATGAGAGTTTTTCCACGACGATTTCAGCACGTATCATTAAAATTTTAAATAATGGCAATTATTTTATTGAAGGGAGTCGTGAGTTATTGATCAACGGCGAGAAACAGATGATTCAAGTGAGCGGTGTGATTCGCCCGTATGATATTGATCAGTACAATAACATTGATTCTAAATATATTGCTGAAGCGAAGATTCTCTACAAAACAGAAGGCGATATTGATCAAACGAACACAAAGCCATGGGGTACCAAATTTATGGAAACCATTTGGCCATTTTAA
- a CDS encoding type II secretion system F family protein: MKYFEVNYLFKGQKTKTVVKSPNRSDAIAIAKVKIPGVILNVKETSAPLEDQLSELKTQFLGALFRKKIKMPNLIAAIRQLSVMTNAGISIHDSVKEVANATVDKSLKEIFNSVNDDLNSGLSLTQALMNYREEVGDVTLALVELGESTGNMAESLEKLAEILEEIEENRQKFKKAMRYPITVVIAIAIAFSILMVYVVPKFKDIFSKLKAELPLPTKILLFMENLINNYGLYLLAAIFITIVLFKYLLVHNEEFKKKYDQYILKLYLIGNIIFYATLSRFCLVFTELIRAGIPIADALDTALLTLDNTHLKKRLSAVKVSVQRGISLTESFRDTGLFEGMLIQMIQAGEQSGTLDKMLEKVTQYFKSRFSQIIDNIASYIEPILLGFIAAMVLLMALGIFMPMWDMAKAVKS, encoded by the coding sequence ATGAAATATTTTGAAGTGAATTACCTATTTAAAGGTCAAAAAACTAAAACTGTTGTTAAGTCACCGAACCGTAGCGATGCTATTGCCATTGCAAAAGTTAAAATTCCTGGTGTTATTTTAAATGTTAAAGAGACTTCAGCACCCCTTGAAGACCAACTTAGTGAATTAAAAACGCAGTTTTTAGGCGCGCTTTTTCGTAAAAAAATCAAGATGCCAAACCTCATTGCCGCAATCAGACAACTCAGCGTTATGACCAATGCAGGGATTTCTATTCACGATAGCGTCAAAGAAGTTGCCAATGCCACGGTTGACAAATCACTCAAAGAGATCTTTAACAGTGTCAATGACGATCTCAACTCGGGTCTTAGCCTCACACAAGCCTTAATGAATTACCGTGAAGAGGTTGGCGATGTGACACTGGCTCTTGTTGAGCTGGGTGAAAGTACCGGTAACATGGCAGAATCTTTGGAAAAACTCGCAGAAATTTTGGAAGAGATAGAAGAGAATAGACAAAAATTTAAAAAAGCGATGCGTTATCCCATTACCGTCGTTATTGCCATTGCCATTGCTTTTTCAATTTTAATGGTTTATGTCGTTCCCAAATTTAAAGATATTTTCTCAAAGCTCAAGGCGGAACTTCCCCTGCCTACAAAGATCCTTCTTTTTATGGAAAATCTGATTAATAATTATGGTCTCTACCTTCTTGCGGCGATTTTTATTACCATTGTTCTCTTTAAATATCTCCTAGTGCACAACGAAGAGTTCAAAAAAAAGTATGATCAATATATTCTCAAGCTTTATCTTATTGGTAACATCATCTTTTATGCCACTCTGAGTCGTTTTTGCCTTGTCTTCACAGAGCTTATTCGTGCAGGTATTCCCATTGCTGATGCGTTGGATACAGCCTTGTTAACGCTGGATAACACCCATCTTAAAAAAAGACTCTCGGCTGTCAAAGTTTCCGTTCAGCGTGGTATCTCGCTAACCGAATCGTTTCGTGATACAGGGCTTTTTGAGGGAATGTTAATTCAGATGATTCAAGCAGGTGAGCAAAGTGGTACGCTTGATAAAATGCTGGAAAAAGTGACACAATATTTCAAGTCACGCTTTAGCCAAATTATCGACAATATAGCAAGTTATATTGAGCCTATTTTGCTTGGATTTATTGCAGCGATGGTTCTATTAATGGCACTTGGTATTTTTATGCCAATGTGGGATATGGCAAAAGCGGTTAAATCGTAA
- a CDS encoding GspE/PulE family protein has translation MNDITTTLLTYLIHNRIIDENSAAKIKEETKQNSHKVLGEILLENNFFTKEDLLILVIEFFKKGYLNLEDVNANFAIDSEKFLHALAKNLNYEYLDLDSIDIDYRLASKLPFAQLKKYKALPIREDEINIFVALKDPLDINAQEGVQRIFPRKLLKVIIAEPSQIDKYLIKMELGESIKGLIGEIRKEITSSAAENPQESSGILKLIEIILKTSILARASDIHIEPTENNCIVRSRIDGMLTETFIFDKDIYPPLASRMKLLSNMDIAEKRKPQDGRFSATILGREYDFRISALPTINGESIVIRILDKSKVMIKIEDLGMQPATYAKFAQAMRTPYGIIFVTGPTGSGKTTTLYAALNAIKSVQSKIITVEDPVEYQLNLTQQVQVNEKANLTFASALRSILRQDPDIIMIGEVRDTETLRIAVQAALTGHLVFSTLHTNDAISAVTRVVDMGIEPYLISGSLIAIEAQRLVRKLCPYCKTKYTLPKTAYDEIKALLPDEYQFYKHNGCEKCSQTGYLGREMISEILPISEKISSMIAQGASKSEIKEQAIKEGFFDMYQDGITRAANGITSLDEIARVAKG, from the coding sequence ATGAACGATATTACAACAACCCTCTTAACCTATCTTATTCATAACCGTATTATCGATGAAAACAGTGCTGCCAAAATCAAAGAAGAGACAAAACAAAACAGTCATAAGGTTTTAGGTGAAATTCTTTTAGAGAACAACTTTTTCACCAAAGAAGATCTGCTTATTTTAGTGATAGAGTTTTTTAAAAAAGGGTATTTGAATTTAGAAGATGTGAATGCCAATTTTGCCATTGACAGTGAAAAATTCTTACACGCTTTAGCTAAAAATCTTAACTATGAGTATCTTGATCTTGACTCGATTGACATTGACTATCGGCTCGCCTCTAAACTCCCTTTTGCACAGCTCAAAAAATACAAAGCATTGCCAATTCGCGAAGATGAGATCAATATTTTTGTAGCGCTCAAAGATCCTCTGGATATTAATGCCCAAGAGGGTGTTCAACGAATTTTCCCACGAAAACTACTCAAAGTCATCATCGCTGAGCCTTCACAAATTGATAAATACCTCATTAAAATGGAGCTTGGCGAGAGCATTAAAGGCTTGATTGGCGAGATTCGCAAAGAGATCACCTCCAGTGCTGCTGAAAATCCTCAAGAGTCTTCAGGTATTTTAAAACTGATTGAAATCATTCTTAAAACGTCGATTCTAGCCCGTGCAAGTGATATTCACATTGAGCCTACGGAGAATAACTGTATTGTCCGTAGCCGAATTGATGGAATGCTTACAGAAACGTTCATTTTTGACAAAGATATTTACCCTCCCCTTGCATCACGCATGAAACTACTCTCAAACATGGATATTGCCGAGAAGCGTAAACCGCAAGATGGTCGCTTTTCTGCTACGATCCTTGGGCGCGAGTATGACTTTAGGATTTCAGCCCTTCCTACCATCAATGGAGAGTCGATTGTTATTCGTATTTTGGATAAATCCAAGGTGATGATTAAGATTGAAGATTTGGGCATGCAGCCTGCAACCTATGCCAAATTTGCGCAAGCGATGCGAACTCCTTATGGTATTATCTTTGTAACGGGTCCTACAGGAAGTGGTAAAACGACCACGCTTTATGCCGCGCTTAATGCGATTAAAAGCGTGCAAAGTAAGATTATTACCGTTGAAGATCCTGTGGAGTACCAGCTTAACTTAACACAACAAGTCCAAGTGAATGAAAAAGCCAACCTTACCTTTGCTTCGGCCCTGCGTTCTATTTTACGACAAGATCCTGATATTATTATGATTGGTGAGGTACGCGATACTGAAACCTTACGCATTGCTGTTCAAGCAGCCCTTACAGGTCACTTGGTCTTTTCAACACTCCATACAAATGATGCCATTAGTGCCGTTACGAGGGTGGTGGATATGGGCATTGAGCCTTATTTGATCAGTGGTTCACTCATTGCTATTGAAGCTCAAAGATTGGTGCGCAAACTCTGCCCTTACTGTAAAACAAAATACACCCTTCCTAAAACGGCCTATGATGAGATCAAAGCACTGCTTCCTGACGAGTATCAATTTTATAAACATAATGGATGCGAAAAGTGCTCTCAAACAGGCTATCTGGGACGTGAAATGATCTCAGAAATTCTACCCATTAGTGAGAAAATTTCCAGTATGATCGCCCAAGGTGCTTCCAAGAGCGAAATTAAAGAGCAGGCCATCAAAGAGGGATTTTTTGATATGTATCAAGATGGTATTACGCGTGCAGCCAATGGCATTACCTCACTGGATGAGATTGCAAGGGTGGCCAAAGGATGA
- a CDS encoding ATP-binding protein, which yields MNNQYSDLKTIFVDGEIFDYVNLDKSAITYDKLVQTLDKPLKLILFYGKPGTGKTFLLQKIYNDLKPKKRIIFFPRPFFEEKVFIKALYEHIFGRTSPEFSNYNEFLALLSKHITSTDQAITVLIDEAQLYPTDLIEKIRLMADSRLFKFLFTVHKTEKEDLLAKDYFQTRIWETIEIDNASQNEIKTYIEKKLLFHNRFEFLNLFRDKHYKLIAKLTGGNLRTINKLLYKLFEILEYYDEHKPSVVKSNALHVKYLEMAGISLGMIHA from the coding sequence ATGAATAACCAATACAGCGATCTTAAAACTATCTTTGTGGATGGTGAAATCTTTGATTATGTGAATTTGGACAAATCGGCAATAACCTATGACAAATTGGTGCAAACCTTAGATAAGCCTTTAAAGCTGATCTTGTTTTATGGAAAACCAGGCACAGGTAAAACGTTTTTGCTCCAAAAAATTTACAATGACTTAAAGCCAAAAAAACGTATTATTTTTTTCCCACGTCCTTTTTTCGAAGAGAAAGTCTTCATTAAAGCGCTTTATGAACATATTTTTGGAAGAACATCTCCTGAGTTTTCCAATTACAATGAATTTTTAGCATTGCTTAGTAAACATATTACGTCTACGGATCAAGCCATTACGGTATTAATTGATGAGGCGCAGCTTTATCCAACCGATTTAATCGAGAAAATTCGTCTGATGGCGGATTCTCGTTTATTTAAATTTTTGTTTACGGTTCATAAAACAGAAAAAGAGGATTTACTCGCAAAAGATTACTTCCAAACGCGCATTTGGGAGACGATTGAGATAGACAATGCATCACAAAATGAGATTAAAACCTATATCGAAAAAAAACTCCTGTTTCATAATCGTTTTGAATTTTTGAATCTTTTTAGAGATAAACACTATAAATTAATTGCAAAACTTACTGGTGGAAATTTGAGAACGATCAACAAACTTCTCTATAAACTTTTTGAAATTTTAGAGTATTATGATGAGCATAAACCCTCTGTTGTTAAGAGTAATGCTTTACATGTAAAATACCTTGAAATGGCTGGCATTAGTCTAGGGATGATCCATGCTTAG
- the mshL gene encoding pilus (MSHA type) biogenesis protein MshL, translated as MLTYFPNNIIAIAAILAIALSPVHAAEKSKPCEYRTFNIKTNNKATGAELLAELGEVCDFSIVVKDTEAEKALAKNLNGVNIKNLSLDEVFQLIIQDNDLFYVYDKNYLKISALSTKSFKVDYISSIREGKAVINASVDATPVEATGSGTKNTTTQSQNSISSNESFDFWKTISIELTSVLNTGGENYKASSPIINANAGMITVTATKKQLDRVSDYIDLLKDRLHRQVLIDVSIISVALSSSNKTGVDWSQFSLSFGSNSIFNNSNQGALSTSNPNTLYNSSSTGTANASSNLNSLTVVNDALFSVSGVIDFLGSSGDTKVISSPKVLTMNNQQALITVGDNINYRIPEETSSTETSSSIATTYTNYSIFIGVLLNITPEISEDNEIILRINPSVSNFKYSDDDSQQTNPREIAPDTQEKKLSTVVKVKDGSTIILGGLIASTKGKEESSVPLLSSIPLLGEAFKHSADTIATNELVFVITPRIIGVKGSDKATLKDLGYSQRIYE; from the coding sequence ATGTTAACATATTTTCCAAATAACATTATTGCAATAGCAGCGATATTAGCGATCGCTCTTTCGCCCGTTCACGCTGCAGAAAAAAGTAAGCCATGTGAATATCGCACGTTTAATATCAAAACGAATAACAAAGCCACAGGAGCCGAGCTACTTGCCGAACTTGGAGAAGTGTGTGATTTTAGCATTGTTGTTAAAGATACCGAAGCAGAAAAAGCCCTTGCAAAAAATCTCAATGGTGTTAATATTAAAAATCTCTCTCTCGATGAAGTTTTTCAACTTATTATTCAGGATAATGATCTTTTTTATGTTTATGATAAAAATTATTTAAAAATTTCTGCTCTTAGTACTAAATCTTTTAAAGTAGATTATATCTCCTCCATTCGTGAGGGAAAAGCCGTTATTAACGCCTCTGTAGATGCAACCCCTGTCGAAGCAACAGGCAGTGGAACCAAAAACACAACAACTCAAAGTCAAAACTCAATCTCATCCAATGAATCATTTGATTTTTGGAAAACAATCTCCATAGAACTTACCTCTGTCTTGAATACAGGAGGAGAGAATTACAAAGCATCATCACCTATTATCAACGCAAATGCAGGTATGATTACCGTAACAGCAACTAAAAAGCAGTTAGACCGCGTTTCTGATTATATCGATCTTCTCAAAGATAGGCTTCATAGACAAGTGCTTATTGATGTCTCTATCATTTCCGTTGCACTCAGTAGCAGCAATAAAACAGGTGTAGATTGGAGTCAATTTTCTTTAAGCTTTGGTAGTAACTCTATTTTCAATAATAGTAATCAAGGGGCTTTGTCAACAAGTAACCCAAATACTTTATACAACTCTTCAAGTACAGGTACGGCTAATGCATCAAGTAATCTCAATAGTTTAACCGTTGTTAATGATGCCCTTTTCTCAGTGTCAGGTGTAATTGATTTTCTAGGATCAAGTGGCGATACCAAAGTGATTTCAAGTCCAAAAGTTTTAACGATGAATAATCAGCAAGCATTGATTACGGTTGGTGATAATATCAATTACCGAATCCCTGAAGAAACAAGCTCTACTGAAACGAGTTCAAGTATAGCGACAACCTACACCAACTACTCTATTTTTATTGGCGTGCTTCTTAACATCACCCCTGAAATTTCAGAAGACAATGAGATTATTTTACGTATCAATCCTTCTGTCAGTAATTTTAAATATTCTGATGATGATTCTCAGCAAACCAATCCTAGAGAGATTGCCCCAGATACCCAAGAGAAAAAACTCTCCACCGTTGTTAAAGTGAAAGATGGCAGTACTATCATCCTCGGAGGACTGATTGCCTCAACCAAAGGGAAAGAAGAGAGCAGCGTACCACTGCTAAGCAGCATTCCTCTCTTAGGGGAAGCCTTTAAACACTCTGCGGATACCATCGCAACCAATGAGCTTGTTTTTGTCATTACACCGCGCATCATAGGGGTAAAAGGAAGCGATAAAGCAACGCTTAAAGATCTTGGATACAGTCAAAGAATATATGAATAA
- the era gene encoding GTPase Era has product MNEKTKTGYVAVIGRPNAGKSSLLNWLVGEKLAMVSHKANATRKRLNIIAMHENTQIIFIDTPGIHEQERLLNQFMLEEAMKAMGDCDLILFLAPASDSIQNYIDFSALNKANIPHMVLLTKTDSISQTALFDKITEYQAYQDKFVALIPVSIKKGISQSYLLEAISKFMPEHPYLYDPEILTTERARDIYKELIREAIFENTSDEIPYFADVIIDKVDEKETIDNIYATIIVDKKSQKGIVIGKEGQTIKRIGSSARLLIESLSQKRVFLKLVVVVKQGWSQDKEMLKKIGYIVE; this is encoded by the coding sequence ATGAACGAAAAAACTAAAACAGGGTACGTTGCCGTTATTGGTAGACCCAATGCGGGTAAAAGTTCCCTACTCAACTGGCTTGTCGGCGAAAAACTCGCGATGGTTTCACATAAAGCCAATGCAACGAGGAAGCGCCTCAACATCATTGCAATGCATGAAAATACCCAAATTATTTTTATTGACACACCCGGTATTCATGAACAAGAGAGGCTTCTTAACCAATTTATGCTCGAAGAAGCTATGAAAGCAATGGGCGATTGCGATCTTATTCTTTTTCTTGCCCCTGCAAGCGATAGTATTCAAAATTATATTGATTTTTCAGCGCTCAATAAAGCTAATATTCCACACATGGTCTTACTCACTAAAACCGATAGCATATCCCAAACAGCTCTTTTTGATAAGATCACGGAGTACCAAGCGTATCAAGATAAATTTGTAGCCCTTATTCCTGTTTCGATTAAAAAAGGAATCTCACAATCCTATCTTTTAGAAGCGATCTCCAAATTTATGCCAGAACATCCCTATCTTTATGATCCTGAAATCCTCACAACAGAGCGTGCGCGCGACATTTATAAAGAACTGATTCGTGAAGCTATTTTTGAAAATACCAGTGACGAAATCCCCTATTTTGCGGATGTTATCATCGATAAAGTGGATGAAAAAGAGACAATCGATAATATTTATGCTACTATTATTGTTGACAAAAAAAGTCAAAAAGGTATTGTAATCGGCAAAGAGGGTCAAACCATCAAGAGAATCGGTTCCAGCGCACGTTTGCTCATTGAATCTCTGTCACAAAAACGTGTCTTTTTGAAACTTGTTGTGGTTGTTAAGCAAGGTTGGAGCCAAGATAAAGAAATGTTGAAGAAAATTGGTTATATAGTAGAATAA
- the hslU gene encoding HslU--HslV peptidase ATPase subunit, translated as MNLTPKQTVAYLDEYIIGQFNAKKAIAIALRNRYRRLQLEGEMAEEVMPKNILMIGSTGVGKTEIARRMAKMLSLPFVKVEASKYTEVGFVGRDVESMVRDLMMASINLVKAEHKEKNQDDIALHVEKTIIEKLLPPLPKGVSEEKKADYEKSSEKMRQRLRDGELDDLKIEVEISQNSSDLGDSSLPPEMIKVQESFIKILGSGQNNIKKEMKVKDAKEALKIEASEKLLDMEAVKSEARERAQNGGIIFIDEIDKIAVSASQSHRSDPSKEGVQRDLLPIVEGSDVNTKYGSIKTDHILFISAGAFHVSKPSDLIPELQGRFPLRVELSSLTEEILYKILTQPKNSLLRQYQALLKTEGVELIFEDDAIASIAKIAQITNEKTEDIGARRLHTIIEKVLEDISYTADEHAGETLHVSKELVHEKLDAIVESEDSSRYIL; from the coding sequence AAGACTCCAGCTTGAAGGTGAAATGGCAGAAGAGGTGATGCCCAAGAACATCTTGATGATCGGCTCAACCGGTGTGGGAAAAACAGAAATTGCGCGCCGTATGGCAAAAATGCTCTCATTACCCTTTGTGAAAGTGGAAGCGAGTAAATACACGGAAGTGGGCTTTGTTGGACGTGATGTTGAGTCGATGGTACGCGATTTGATGATGGCGTCTATTAACCTTGTTAAAGCTGAACACAAAGAGAAAAACCAAGACGATATAGCCTTACATGTAGAAAAAACGATCATCGAGAAACTGCTTCCTCCTCTTCCAAAAGGTGTGAGCGAAGAGAAAAAAGCGGATTATGAAAAAAGTTCTGAGAAGATGCGCCAAAGGCTTCGTGATGGTGAACTGGATGATCTGAAAATTGAAGTGGAAATTTCTCAAAACAGCAGTGATTTGGGCGATTCTTCGCTTCCTCCTGAAATGATCAAAGTGCAAGAGTCTTTTATCAAGATTTTAGGTTCAGGTCAAAATAACATCAAAAAAGAGATGAAAGTCAAAGACGCCAAAGAAGCACTGAAAATCGAAGCGAGCGAAAAACTTTTGGACATGGAAGCCGTTAAAAGTGAAGCCAGAGAGAGAGCTCAAAATGGCGGCATTATTTTCATTGATGAGATCGATAAGATTGCTGTGAGCGCTTCACAATCACACCGTAGTGATCCAAGCAAAGAAGGCGTTCAACGTGATCTTTTGCCGATTGTGGAAGGCAGTGATGTCAATACCAAATACGGAAGCATTAAAACCGATCACATTCTTTTTATCTCAGCAGGTGCATTTCATGTGAGTAAACCAAGCGACCTCATTCCAGAACTTCAAGGTCGTTTTCCACTGCGCGTGGAACTCAGCTCACTCACAGAAGAGATTCTCTACAAAATTTTGACACAACCCAAAAACTCCCTTTTACGTCAATACCAAGCCCTTTTAAAAACGGAAGGTGTAGAGCTTATTTTTGAGGATGATGCCATTGCGTCGATTGCAAAAATCGCTCAAATCACCAATGAAAAGACTGAAGATATAGGAGCGAGAAGGCTTCATACGATTATCGAAAAAGTCCTAGAAGACATCAGTTACACCGCCGATGAACACGCAGGTGAAACCTTACATGTAAGCAAAGAACTTGTACATGAAAAGCTTGATGCCATCGTCGAGAGTGAAGATAGCAGCCGCTATATTTTATAA